From a single Apium graveolens cultivar Ventura chromosome 2, ASM990537v1, whole genome shotgun sequence genomic region:
- the LOC141686281 gene encoding G-type lectin S-receptor-like serine/threonine-protein kinase At4g27290 produces the protein MEEVNVTTYIDLEMTSQNFELLSTCCNMLSLSLHIYSDNFNPRSGSSDAVLDPSCGVVTIECMQNNTGGGFESPPLMESLKWDFSALQASPKIDILDENHSEQDKFVWQSFDYPVDNLLPCMKFGVDLVSSMSRNMTPWTSDDNPSPGNFKDRLDPNGTGPSGLPSLNPNGVYTSKYVINHKEIYYTANLVNTSKSTITRLMLLPSGYLQRLLWNRHKEEWTINLKLQETGQQQIGLMGCTRDVQLKCGDEDGFFKYSGVKLPVTRWSWYNTSMNLAECEMECLKNWLMRPNDSNNLDLPSFDFIHIANASNNFSNNNKIGESGFGIIYKVWRSFNEGNLADIVDGMILESSNEHKVFRVIQIGLLLCMQEYPEDRPNMSLVYLMLTSNNALPRPKQPGFFSERRNSGWAFPRPA, from the exons ATGGAAGAAGTAAACGTAACTACTTACATAGATCTTGAGATGACTAGTCAAAACTTTGAATTGCTCTCGACTTGCTGCAATATGCTCTCTCTTTCTCTACACATATATAGTGATAATTTCAATCCACGATCTGGTTCTTCCGACGCTGTGCTGGACCCTTCTTGCGGTGTAGTTACCATTGAGTGCATGCAAAACAATACCGGAGGGGGGTTTGAGTCGCCTCCA CTCATGGAGAGTTTGAAATGGGATTTTTCAGCCCTCCAGGCCAGCCCCAAAATCGATATTTTG GATGAAAATCACAGTGAGCAGGATAAGTTTGTGTGGCAGAGTTTTGATTATCCGGTAGATAATCTCCTTCCATGCATGAAATTTGGAGTGGATTTAGTTAGTAGCATGAGTAGAAACATGACGCCATGGACAAGTGATGATAATCCATCTCCAGGAAATTTCAAAGACCGACTTGATCCTAATG GTACTGGTCCTAGTGGTCTCCCTTCTCTAAATCCAAATGGAGTCTATACATCTAAGTATGTTATAAATCACAAGGAAATCTATTACACTGCCAATCTTGTCAACACTTCTAAATCTACTATAACAAGGCTGATGTTGTTACCATCTGGGTATTTACAACGTCTTCTGTGGAACAGACACAAAGAAGAGTGGACTATTAATCTGAAACTTCAA GAGACTGGGCAGCAGCAGATTGGTCTAATGGGTTGTACACGCGATGTGCAGTTGAAATGTGGGGATGAAGATGGTTTCTTCAAGTACTCAGGTGTTAAACTGCCTGTTACTCGGTGGTCATGGTATAACACAAGCATGAACCTCGCAGAATGTGAAATGGAATGCCTGAAGAATT GGCTAATGCGACCTAATGACAGTAACAATTTGGATTTACCCTCATTTGACTTCATACATATTGCAAATGCCAGCAATAACTTCTCCAACAACAATAAAATTGGAGAGAGCGGCTTTGGAATTATTTACAAG GTATGGAGAAGCTTTAATGAAGGAAATCTTGCGGACATTGTTGATGGTATGATTTTGGAGTCGAGTAATGAGCATAAAGTGTTCCGAGTTATCCAAATTGGGTTATTATTATGCATGCAGGAATATCCAGAAGATAGGCCGAACATGTCATTAGTGTATCTAATGCTGACTAGTAATAACGCATTGCCCCGTCCTAAGCAACCAGGATTTTTCTCTGAGAGAAGAAACTCGGGATGGGCATTTCCCCGCCCCGCCTGA
- the LOC141705855 gene encoding uncharacterized protein LOC141705855 produces MSPDRRSSPRSRRFRSRDREYYRDAPYRRDQRRQDYLCNKCKRPGHFARDCPNVTVCNNCGFPGHIAAECTSTTMCWNCKEPGHQASECPNDPVCHMCGKMGHLARDCFNPSLPAHDSRLCNNCYKAGHIAVHCTNEKACNNCRKTGHLARDCSNEPVCDLCYISGHVARQCPKGSLPEPEMFGGPFRDIICHTCGNPGHISRGCVSIMICNNCGGMGHREYECPSRRLFERGPRRYY; encoded by the exons ATGAGTCCAGACAGGAGAAGTTCCCCACGTTCCAGGAGGTTTCGTAGCAGAGATCGAGAGTATTATCGGGATGCACCTTACAGAAGGGATCAACGAAG GCAAGATTATCTGTGCAACAAGTGTAAACGGCCTGGCCACTTTGCTCGTGATTGTCCAAATGTGACTGTTTGCAACAACTGTGGATTTCCCGG TCACATTGCTGCTGAGTGCACTTCCACAACAATGTGTTGGAACTGTAAAGAACCAGGACACCAAGCGAGTGAATGCCCCAACGATCCAGTATGTCACATGTGTGGCAAGATGGGTCACCTGGCGCGTGATTGCTTTAACCCAAGCTTGCCAGCTCATGATTCAAGGCTCTGTAATAACTGCTACAAGGCAGGCCACATTGCTGTTCACTGTACCAACGAGAAAGCTTGCAACAACTGCCGCAAAACTGGTCACCTTGCCCGTGATTGTAGCAATGAACCTGTATGCGACTTGTGCTACATATCGGGGCATGTAGCTCGCCAATGTCCCAAGGGCAGTTTGCCAGAACCAGAAATGTTTGGAGGACCTTTCCGTGACATTATTTGCCATACATGTGGGAATCCTGGTCACATATCCCGTGGCTGTGTGTCGATAATGATATGCAACAATTGCGGTGGAATGGGCCACAGAGAATATGAATGCCCTTCCAGAAGATTGTTCGAGCGTGGCCCTCGTAGGTATTATTGA